A single genomic interval of Bacteroides sp. harbors:
- a CDS encoding sigma-54 dependent transcriptional regulator → MKRKILIVDDDVSFSITLKTFLVRQGFETDEAFSSQKAMEKVLSTPYDVILTDFRLPDKNGIELLKSIKEKTPNSLVILMTAYADIRMAVKAIKHGAYEYIAKPVNPDELLSHIKSGLERIAEPPAGDSNKRERSFNSNLPALEYLEASSKESKVIHEHIDLVASTNMSVIIQGESGTGKEYIARRIHEKSLRNSKPFVAVDCGALSRDLAGSEFFGHIKGSFTGAIQDKTGQFEAANLGTLFLDEIGNLSYEIQMKLLRAIQERKIRKIGSNTNIPVDVRIIVATNEDLQKEVQKGNFREDLYHRLNEFSIMVPPLRERKADIPLFVLHFLTLANQELNRNVTKIPDSLMEILMNYSWPGNIREVKNVIKRAVLLSKGEELDKSALPKEIIFSQMMGQNAPIENENDLKSQTGKTEKEIILATLQKAKFNKSYAAKLLNIDRRTLYNKLKQYGISLD, encoded by the coding sequence ATGAAGAGAAAGATATTAATTGTAGATGACGATGTAAGTTTTTCCATTACTTTGAAAACCTTTTTGGTTAGGCAGGGTTTTGAAACAGACGAGGCTTTTTCTTCTCAGAAAGCTATGGAGAAAGTATTATCAACCCCATATGATGTAATCCTCACTGATTTTCGGCTCCCCGATAAAAATGGGATTGAACTCTTAAAAAGCATCAAAGAAAAAACACCGAATTCCCTTGTGATTTTAATGACGGCTTATGCGGATATACGAATGGCAGTTAAGGCCATAAAGCATGGAGCTTATGAATACATTGCCAAGCCTGTCAATCCTGATGAGCTGCTTTCACACATTAAATCCGGTCTGGAAAGAATTGCTGAGCCTCCAGCGGGTGATTCCAACAAGCGGGAAAGATCATTCAATTCAAACCTCCCGGCACTTGAATACCTGGAGGCCAGCAGTAAAGAATCAAAAGTCATTCATGAGCATATTGATTTGGTCGCCTCTACCAATATGTCAGTGATTATTCAGGGAGAAAGCGGAACAGGGAAGGAGTACATTGCCCGAAGGATTCATGAGAAAAGCCTTCGCAATTCAAAACCCTTTGTGGCTGTTGATTGCGGTGCACTCTCCAGAGACCTTGCTGGCAGTGAATTTTTCGGACACATAAAAGGCTCTTTTACCGGAGCCATTCAGGATAAAACAGGGCAATTCGAAGCGGCAAATCTTGGAACCTTATTTCTGGATGAGATCGGTAACCTTTCTTATGAAATACAGATGAAACTCCTGAGAGCCATCCAGGAAAGAAAGATCCGGAAAATAGGAAGCAACACTAACATTCCGGTGGATGTGAGAATTATTGTAGCTACAAATGAAGATTTGCAAAAGGAAGTTCAAAAAGGAAATTTTCGCGAAGATCTATATCACAGGCTCAATGAGTTCAGCATCATGGTTCCTCCGTTAAGAGAAAGAAAAGCTGACATTCCCTTATTCGTTTTGCATTTCCTTACACTCGCCAATCAGGAGCTCAACAGAAATGTGACGAAGATTCCGGATAGTTTGATGGAAATACTCATGAATTATAGCTGGCCCGGAAATATTAGGGAGGTTAAAAATGTGATTAAACGGGCTGTACTATTATCAAAAGGAGAGGAGTTAGACAAAAGTGCATTGCCTAAGGAGATTATTTTTTCTCAGATGATGGGTCAAAATGCACCCATTGAAAATGAAAATGACCTGAAAAGCCAAACTGGCAAAACGGAGAAAGAAATTATCCTGGCAACCTTGCAAAAAGCAAAATTCAATAAATCATATGCAGCAAAACTTCTAAACATTGACCGAAGGACGCTGTACAATAAACTGAAGCAATACGGAATTTCGCTCGATTAA
- a CDS encoding Gfo/Idh/MocA family oxidoreductase, whose translation MEKKLFQPYLLAMLFFLAVFAGCNANQEKEGEKLFEAREVFETPERPAGQTHVLELRAEPIDTVRIGLIGLGMRGQGAVHRLSFIEEAKIVAMVDVVPENVEQALETLRQMGRPEADVYTGAEDWKLVCERDDIDLIYVTTHWDLHAPIALYAMEQGKHVATEIPAALTIEEAWQLVNTAERTRRHMMMLENCVYDFFEMATLNMAQQGLFGELVHAEGAYIHDLRSMLFAEEGEPGHYWDMWRLKHNEAKNGALYPMHGLGPLAHALNIHRGDRMEYLVSVSSGQFGLTEYAKDKFGEDSEYAQRDYQRGDMNTTIIKTVKGKTIKIQHDVTSPRPYSRIHMLSGTKGFAQKWPRTGIALEPDAHSYLSDAALDSLLKVYEHPLVKEIGEKARQVGGHGGMDFIMDYRLIYCLRNGLPLDQDVYDAAEWSAIIELSQISVANQGMPVKIPDFTRGAWDELKTVTYFTVD comes from the coding sequence ATGGAGAAGAAACTGTTCCAACCGTATTTGCTGGCCATGCTGTTTTTTTTGGCGGTATTCGCTGGCTGTAATGCAAACCAGGAAAAGGAAGGTGAAAAGCTATTTGAAGCCCGGGAAGTATTTGAAACCCCGGAGCGTCCGGCGGGGCAGACGCACGTGCTGGAACTGAGGGCTGAACCTATCGACACCGTTCGCATCGGGCTGATTGGCCTGGGGATGCGCGGGCAGGGTGCGGTTCACCGCCTCAGCTTCATTGAAGAAGCCAAAATCGTGGCCATGGTGGATGTGGTCCCCGAAAATGTGGAACAAGCCCTGGAGACCCTTCGGCAGATGGGACGTCCCGAAGCCGATGTCTATACCGGTGCTGAGGACTGGAAGCTGGTGTGCGAACGCGATGACATCGACCTGATCTATGTTACCACGCATTGGGACCTTCACGCCCCCATCGCCTTGTATGCCATGGAACAGGGCAAACACGTGGCGACTGAAATCCCTGCTGCCCTTACCATTGAAGAGGCCTGGCAGTTGGTGAATACAGCTGAGAGGACCCGCCGGCATATGATGATGCTCGAAAACTGCGTGTATGATTTCTTCGAGATGGCCACGCTGAACATGGCACAGCAAGGCCTGTTTGGCGAACTGGTCCATGCCGAGGGCGCTTACATCCACGACCTGCGCTCGATGCTTTTTGCCGAAGAAGGCGAACCCGGCCATTACTGGGATATGTGGCGGCTGAAACACAATGAGGCAAAGAACGGTGCCCTTTATCCGATGCACGGCCTGGGACCATTGGCCCACGCACTGAACATCCACCGCGGTGACCGCATGGAATACCTGGTGTCGGTGTCAAGCGGACAATTTGGCCTTACTGAATATGCGAAGGATAAATTCGGCGAGGATTCTGAATATGCGCAACGTGATTATCAAAGGGGGGATATGAACACTACCATCATTAAAACGGTGAAGGGCAAGACCATCAAGATACAACATGATGTGACCAGTCCGCGTCCCTATAGCCGTATCCATATGCTGAGTGGCACCAAGGGTTTTGCCCAGAAATGGCCCCGAACCGGCATTGCCCTTGAACCCGATGCCCACAGTTACCTTTCAGATGCAGCACTGGATTCCCTGCTAAAGGTTTATGAGCATCCCCTTGTTAAGGAAATAGGGGAGAAAGCCCGCCAGGTGGGCGGCCACGGAGGCATGGACTTCATTATGGACTATCGCCTGATCTATTGCTTGCGCAACGGATTGCCCCTCGATCAGGATGTCTACGATGCGGCTGAATGGTCTGCCATCATTGAACTCTCACAAATCTCCGTTGCCAATCAGGGCATGCCGGTTAAAATTCCTGACTTCACCCGCGGGGCCTGGGATGAACTGAAAACCGTAACTTATTTCACGGTGGATTAG
- a CDS encoding aminoglycoside phosphotransferase family protein — MNLFSLKKIAGEFFPSQAIAEIVPFGEGHINDTYKLSLTGTQEAYILQRINTGVFKDPVGLAMTHQKIQEALAGKDHPMVIARLIPTLNGHFIHFDEEGNAWRMTSFIQDSYTVEVVEEPWQAYEAGRGYGWFNKVCHQLDATDFKEAIKDFQRVSFRIWQLDEAVKNDLAGRMESVKDIVAFYKDRQEVFCLMEKLTDEGVISLRVVHNDTKINNLLFRGKKAAAVIDLDTVGPGILHYDYGDALRTGGNTSAEDEQDLGKVDFNMEAFEAFTRGYIEQIKEFVTKVEKDYLYLAPRLMAFIMGIRFLADYLNGDVYYKTAYPGHNLIRSRVQRRLIVRMEALEEEMKAIIQNA; from the coding sequence ATGAACCTCTTTAGCCTGAAAAAGATTGCCGGGGAGTTTTTCCCATCCCAGGCCATTGCCGAGATCGTTCCTTTCGGGGAAGGGCACATTAACGATACCTATAAACTCAGCCTTACCGGGACCCAGGAGGCTTATATCCTGCAACGTATCAATACAGGGGTATTCAAGGACCCCGTAGGACTGGCGATGACCCATCAGAAGATTCAGGAAGCCCTGGCCGGGAAGGATCATCCCATGGTGATTGCCCGGCTGATACCAACTCTTAACGGCCATTTCATTCACTTTGACGAAGAAGGAAATGCCTGGCGGATGACATCATTCATTCAGGATTCATATACCGTGGAGGTTGTGGAGGAACCCTGGCAGGCCTATGAAGCGGGGAGGGGTTACGGTTGGTTTAACAAGGTTTGCCATCAGCTGGATGCCACTGATTTTAAGGAAGCTATCAAAGATTTTCAAAGGGTTTCCTTTCGGATTTGGCAATTGGATGAAGCTGTTAAAAACGACTTGGCAGGGCGCATGGAATCCGTGAAAGATATTGTTGCATTTTATAAGGATCGCCAGGAAGTTTTTTGCCTGATGGAAAAGCTTACGGATGAAGGGGTGATTTCCCTTCGGGTAGTACACAACGATACCAAGATCAACAACCTTTTGTTTAGGGGAAAAAAGGCTGCTGCCGTGATCGATCTGGATACGGTGGGCCCGGGCATCCTTCACTACGATTATGGGGACGCCCTGCGAACGGGTGGCAATACCTCGGCCGAAGATGAACAGGACCTCGGGAAGGTTGACTTCAATATGGAAGCCTTTGAAGCATTCACCCGGGGGTATATTGAACAAATCAAAGAATTTGTTACAAAGGTTGAGAAGGATTATCTTTACCTGGCGCCCAGGCTGATGGCTTTCATTATGGGGATCCGGTTCCTGGCCGATTACCTGAACGGTGATGTATATTACAAGACCGCTTATCCCGGGCATAACCTCATTCGTAGCAGGGTGCAGCGAAGGCTGATCGTTCGTATGGAGGCCCTTGAGGAAGAAATGAAAGCCATCATTCAGAATGCATGA